GTTACTGCCATCTTCTTTTACCGTTTCCTCTTCGTCGTCATCTATCACTTTTTCCGCCAGAGATTGGATCTTTTCCTCCAGATCTTCGACCTCCGACTTGGTTTTCTTTTTATTATTTTCCATTTCAGTCGCCACCCCTCTTTCTTTTAACGAGCAGTCTGCGTAGCTCTATCCTCCTGATCAACAAGGCTGCTTTCGCTTCCTCGTCTTCCAGTGTAGATAATCGCCGATCTATTTCGGCGATCTGTTCTTCGACTAATCTTTTATTTGTGTATTCTCCGGTGCTGTCTAAAATCTTGAGAGCTGTACTCTCATCTATGCAACTGGATGCCAGCTCAATCAGCTCTCTTCCGAGTTCCACGTCAACCAGATCGAGAAGTTCCTCGAGCTCCAGCCCCTTCTTCATGCCTCTCAAAAGCTCCCTGAATTCCTTCCTCTGCTCAAGGAGCTCCAGTTGCCTTGCGGCACGACTACGCAGGATCGGGTATTGGAGGTAGACGCGTAGAATATCTTTGTTCCTGAGATTTATAGGCGTCTTTTGGTCAAGTTGATCCAGCTCCCTGGATTCCTTTCTGGTGAACCTTACCAGTTCGTCTTCGGAAAAACCGGTCTTCTCCGAAAGTGCCCTTAAGGTCATCTCTCTGGCAGAAAAATTACCACTCGAACCAAAAGCCTCGATGTAAGGCTTGAGATATTCGATCAGATGTTTTTTCGCCTGTGAAAGTGAAAGATCTAGCTTCCTCGAGTAAAACTCTACTCTGAAAATCGACCCAGGAATCGACATCGAAAGGGCATCACTGATCCCCTGAGAACCCTTCAGGGCGAAGAGCTCGGCAGGATCCTTCGCCCCCTTAACCATTGCCACAGCCGTCGAGAAATCCATTTTTTCAGCGATGTCTATCGAGCGTAAAGATGCAGATTGGCCGGCCGAATCGGAATCGAGAAAGAAAAGAAGGTTCTTCGTGTAATTCCCTAAAATGCGTAGATGCCCTTCGGTCAGTGCGGTGCCGAGAAGGCCGACTACGTTGACTACTCCGGCCTGGTAAAGAGCCATGACGTCGAAATAGCCTTCCACTATCACCGCATAATCGAGCTCCTTGATCACACCCCTGGCCCTGGAAAGATTGAACAACAAGCGGTTCTTCTGAAAATATCTGGTTTCCGGAGAGTTTATGTATTTCGATCCCTGGCCGCCAGAAGTGAGCCTTCCTCCGAAACCGACTATACGTCCAGATTCGTTGCTGATCGGCACTATTAGCCTTCCTTCGAATCTATCCTTCAGCGATCCTCCTCTACGGTACGCGATTCCCATATCGATCATAGTCTTTTCATCTACTGAGAGTTTCGACGCCAAAAAGGTACCAAAGGTTCCATTGTTGGGCGAATAACCCAGCTGGAACTCCCTGATCGTGCTCTCGGAGATCTTGCGTTCGTTGACCAGATACTCCAGGATACTCGAATTACGGCTTTCGAAGAGCTCACACGAATATAGCCCGGAGAGTCTTGTCAACACAGAGGTATAGCGGTCATATTCAGACTCGCCGTTATCGATTTTGATCTGTACTCCGGCAAGGTCCGCAAGCCTCCTGATCGCTTCCGAGAATGATATACTCTCTATCTTCTGATAGAAAGAGATCAGATCACCCTTCTCGCCGCAACCGAAGCAGTGATAGAAGCCTCTCTGGGGGTGGACGTAAAATGAAGGATCGTTATCGTTGTGAAATGGGCACAATCCCCTGTAAGAGCTTCCGGCCTTCTGCAGGTTCACGTACCGACCAATGAAATCGACGATATTTATGGCTTTTTTGATCTCGTCGAGTTCTTCTTTAGTGAACACTGAATCACCACCGGCAAAAAATGGGCCCATACTCTCTCAGGTACGGGCCCAGCTTATGTAAGAGTAATTAACGTTTGGAGAATTGAGGAGCTCTTCTTGCTTTCTTCAAACCATACTTTTTTCTTTCGACTTCTCTGGAATCCCTTGATAGAAGCCCGTTCTGTCTTAGAAGACCCTTCAGATCTGGGCTGAACTTGACCAAGGCTCTCGCTATACCCAGACTTATTGCGCCGGCTTGACCGGCCAAACCGCCTCCGTCAACCCTGATAAGCATATCGAATCTGCCGATGGTGTTGGTCATAACGACTGGCTTTAAAGCGTGGCGCACCCAGGCGTCGTTACTGAGGTATCCTTTGAGATCCCCGTATTCCTTGCCGTTTATCAGATACTTTCCACTGCCCGGTCTTAAATGAACTCTGGCCACGGCAGTCTTTCTTCTTCCAGTTCCGTAATAATCCACAAAATCAGCCATACGTCAACCCCCTCATTTCACCAGTACTACAAGCTCGGGCTTCTGCGCTTGATGGTCGTGTTCGGGACCCGCATAGACCTTCAGCTTCTTCAACATCTTGTCTCCAAGAGCCTTCTTGGGAAGCATCCTCTTCACGGCCAGTCTTATGACTCTGTCGGGAGCCTTCTCCATCATCTGCCTGGCCGTTCTCTCCTTGATACCACCCGGATAACCGGAGTGTCTGTAATAAATTTTTTGATCCAGCTTCTTGCCGGTCAGTTTAACCTTGTCGGCATTTACTACGATGACAAAGTCACCGGTATCGATGTGGGGGGTGTAGAGAGGTTTGTTCTTTCCCATAAGGACCATGGCTACCTGCCCTGCGAGTCTTCCTAGAGGGACATCGGTGGCATCGATTAGGTACCATTTTCTCTCTATCTTGTTTCCATTATGATCAACGAGGTAACCGAGAGTCTTCTCGATCTCGCCTTTTCTCTTCGTTTGCACCTTTGAGTGGGTAACTGCCCATCTGCACAAAGGTGTTTTCTGTATTTTCATAAGACACAATCCTCCTTAACAGAACAGCTCACTCGCTGTAGACACTGGCGTACTTACGGTTGTTTCTGAGCTCGAAATGAACCTTTCCATCGACTAGAGCGAAGAGAGTGTGATCTCTTCCAAGTCCTACATTGTTTCCGGCATGGATCTTAGTACCCCTCTGTCTGACTATTATCGTTCCAGCTTTTACGAGAGAAGCCTCGCCTCTCTTAATACCGAGGTACTTCGGGTTACTGTCTCTACCGTTGGATCTTCCCGCGCTCTTTCGGGCCATATCACTTCACCCCCAGTTCGATCTTCTCGATCGTAACCTCTGTGAACCACTGCCTGTGGCCGTTGACTCTGTCGAAGTTCTTACGCGGCCCGAATTTCACAACCAGTACTTTTTTGCCTCTACCGTGTGAAACAACTTTGCCTACAACCTTTGCGCCGTCCACGTAAGGCTTGCCAACTTTCGTTCCTTCCCCGTCGCGGACAAGTAAAACCTTGTCGAAGACGATCTCGTCTCCATTACCTAGACCATTCTGCCTTTCGGTGAAGAGAGTCATACCTTCCTGGACTCTGTACTGTCTTCCCGAGGCCTCAATGATGGCATACACCTAAGAGCCACCTCCTCATGCACTAAAGATGTGCTGAAACAAGGTACCCACAGGGATTTTTGACCCGTTTCATGCACAGAAAAACTGCTCGCGATCAAAATTTTATCATAACTAGTCACTCAAGCAAACTCCACCGGTAACTTTTTCTTTACGAAACCAACAGGATCCTCTCTCCTAAAAAAGGGGCGATCACCTTTAGGGAGCGTGTTGACACTCTTACAGACCGTGATATAATCAAATACGACAACGGAGGCGTATCCTAATTGGCTAAGGAGCCGGTCTCGAAAATCGGTGGGGTTGACGCCCCTTGTGGGTTCGAGTCCCACCGCCTCCGCCAGTGGCTCAATCGTTGAAAGATGGTTGAGTCTTTTTTTATTGAAATGGTCTTTCAATTTTGGGAGAGTTCGCACCGGGAAGTTGGTCAGGCCCGGAAGGTGGTAAAATCGTTGAGAGAAAGTGAAACACTCCGAAAGAGAATATGTTGGCTTTGACTGATGGATCTTAACTGAAACGGCACAGATCTTACAGTTTCTGGCCCGGGCGGTTGGAAGTATCTTGACAATGAACGGAGGGCGTTTTTCGCCCTCGTTTTTTGGAGGTGATAAAGTGTACCTTGAGAGAGTGGCGGCTCATCTTAAGGAGAAACGAGGGAAGATAGACTACTCTGTACCCCGTGAATGGCTACCCGCAAATTACACCGGCACGGTGAAGCTAAAAGATCGCTATATATTCGTCGATCCCTCGGAGTTCGGTCATAGCATAGTGGATGGGATTTTGAAAAAGAAGCGATCAGACGTTGACTATTCAAAGTCTCTCGGAAGAATCCGGGGAGAAAGCGACAACTCCTGGCTGAAATCAGCGATAGTGTACGGTGCCTTCGTCAGATCGACGACGGCGTACCCGCATTTCGACCCGGAATTGTTCTCCGATCTCCAGTCGCCAGAATACTCTGAATCGGGGACCTTTTACAAAATGATCCTCATGCTTCCCTACCTTTCTGGGATGGGTTTCGACACGCTATACTTCCTACCTGTTACACGTTACAGCGACGCTTTCAAGAAGGGGACGCTGGGGTCGCCTTATTCGGTTAAGGACTTCTTCAACATTGACGAAAGGTACCACGATAGACTTCTTGGTAACATGAGGGTTGATGAAGAGTTCAAGGCTTTCGTTGAGGCTGCACACATTATGGGAATGAGGATAATTCTCGACTTCATTCCACGGACATCGGCCCGCGATTCCGACCTTATATTCGATCATCCTGACTGGTTCTACTGGATAGACGCAACCGGCCTGAAAGAATATGGCCCTCCAAAAATAGAAGGGCTTGGCTTTGCGCAGGCAAGCGTTGAAAATCTCGAAAAGATCTACAATTCGTCACAGGTAAAGAAGCACCTTTCGCTTTTCAGACCTTCTCCGGAAAGGATCGCTCCTGAAAGATGGATCAACTTTGTGAAGGCCAACAGAGGCAAAAAAGAATTTCTCGAAGACCTGGTGGCGGAATTCGGCGTGATAACTCCTCCGGGCTTTTCCGACTGGATAAACGACAACCAGCCGACTTGGGACGATATAACCTTCCTGAGACTCTACAGGGATCATCCCGTTCAGTCGAAGAAGTATGTCTCAGGCAACCAGCCGCCATACGTACTATTCGACGTGATTAAGTCCTCCTTCTTCCCTGGCGCTGAACCGGCCGAGGATCTCTGGGAAAGTATAGAGTCAATCATGCCCTTCTACAACGAGAATTTCGGCGTCGATGGAGCAAGGTTGGACATGGGACACGCCCTGCCGCGTGAGCTGGAGTTGAGAATCATAGAAAAGGCGAAGTCGACCGATCCCTCTTTTGCGATAATCGCCGAAGAGCTTGTTATGGGAAACGACAGGAAGGCCGCCGATTCCGGTTACGATTGCATACTCGGAAACACCTGGTGGATGGAACCTCGTGTGGCAGAAGGAAGGCTGAAGGAACTGGTCTATAAGGTTCTTCCGGGTTTGAGGATAAAAACGCTAGCGAGTGTCGAAACGCCGGACACTCCTAGAGCCGTTGCTCGCGAAAACGGCAAGGCTTTCTCTCGGTTTGCGACAGTGCTCAACTTCTTTCTACCCAATACGATTACTTATATCAACTCCGGGCAGGAAATTTTCGAGATACAGCCCATGAATCTCGGATTGGACAACAACGAGGAAGGTCGCTACGTTTTGAAACCTAACGATCCTTTCTATGGGAAACTGGCCTTCTTCGACCATTATGTGCTTCACTGGAATTCTGACGCCGATATGATCGACCTTATCACTTCATTATCGGTTCTGCGAAGAGAAAATCAGTCCCTTTTGGAAAGTGAATACCTGAAGCTCATGTGGGAAGAGGATCACCTGTCTATCGGTCTCTTCTACTGGAACGGAACAAAAGGCTTACTTATAGCGGGAAACGGCGATTTTTCTAATATGAAGGATTTATATGTCGATCTTGGCTACCATACCTGGAGGGGAGAACATAGAATCCACTGGAAGTTGAAAGACTCCTGTACCTCTTCGCATTGGAACGTTGGAGGCAATTTTCATCTGTCGCTAGGTCCCGGTGAAATCGTCGTAGCAACCGTAGAATAATGATCAGGCCCCTCACGGGGCCTGATCTTTTTATCGCCTCATTTCTTAGGTTCAACGAAAAATCTTACGGCCGTTCTCACTTCACCGTCGATTTCCACATCTGAAAAAGTAGGAATACACACTAGGTCGATTCCGCTTGGTGCCACATATCCCCTGGCTATTGCTATGGCCTTTATAGCCTGGTTCACCGCACCAGCACCTATTGCCTGAATCTCTGCGACGCCCTTCTCTCTCAAAACACCAGCCAGGGCACCAGCGACTGCGTTTGGCTTTGAGTTCGTTGCGACTTTTAGAATCTCCATGATTGCTACCTCCTTTTTGCCACTTTCAAGCTATTGGGAGGATGGTATGGTGCGCCCGGCAGGATTTGAACCCGCAACCATCGGAGCCGAAATCCGATGCTCTATCCGTTGAGCCACGGGCGCATTCCGAAGGAATAAAGAAAAGTGGGGTGGCTGGCGGGGTTCGAACCCGCGGCCGCCTGATCCACAGTCAGGCGCTCTTCCAGCTGAGCTACAACCACCATGAATAATCAGAGGATATGGCGCGCCCGGCAGGACTCGAACCTGCAACCCTCGGATTAGAAGTCCAATGCTCTATCCATTGAGCCACGGGCGCTGGAGCGGCCGACGGGAGTCGAACCCGCAACATTCGCCTTGGAAGGGCGATACTCTACCAATTGAGCTACAGCCGCATATACAGCTTGGTCGGGAAGACAGGATTTGAACCTGCGACCTCCTGTGCCCAAGACAGGCGCGCTTCCATCTGCGCTACTCCCCGTTCACGAATCCAAATATATCAGATTTTGGTCTTATCGTCAATAGTACAGAATCGTGATGTCACTTCGTATTTTACGGAGAGCAGCCTATTAACCATCACTCCCAATAGGCATGTCAAAGATCTAGGCTGATATTTAGACGTTTATTGTATAAAGCGGTTCATGGCCATCACCATGCGTGGGGACGATTGATGACGTTGTAGTAAAATAAGTATCGAGGTGGTTTATTTTGGAGGCAATATACGCCAGCGAACTTGTAAAGAAATTTGGAGAGCTACGGGCACTGGACGGCCTCTCGATAGAGATAGAAAAGGGGGACCTTTTCTATCTTCTCGGCCCGAACGGAGCGGGTAAATCGACTTTCATAAGGATCGTATCGGGATTGATGAAACCCACTTCAGGCCTTGTAAGAGTCGCAGGTATGGATTTGACAGCTTCACTTTCAAAGGTGCGTCAAAAGGTCTCTCTTGTAAGCGAAAAGGCGATACTCTACGACAACCTCTCACCCGTGGAGAATCTGCTCTTCTTCGCATCTATGAGCGGAATAGGGAGGAAGGCGGCTCTGAGAAAAATCTTTGAGCTTCTGGAAAGGGTTGATATGCTCGACTGGAAAGACAAACCGGTGAGAGTCTTCTCAACAGGTATGCGCCAGAGGATCAATTTTGTGAGGGCTCTGATAAACGAACCTGAGATAATTTTTATGGATGAGCCGACTCTCGGCCTCGATCCCCGTACTACAATCACCATAAGGGGGATGGTTGGGGAAATCAACCGCTCGGGAACGACCGTCGTTCTTACCACCCATATGATGAGAGAGGCCGAGGGGATGGCCAAGCACATAGGCATAATGCACAAGGGAAGGTTGCTCGCCTCGGGTGATCTCGAAAGTCTGAGAAGGATTATCGGGGGCGATTTAGTGCGTTTCAAGCTCTCCGGAGAGAGTGTCGGCGATCTCACCGATATCGAAGGCTATATAAGTGACAGAAAGCTCGACGGGTACCGATTGCTGGAGGTAAAACCTTCGACCAGTATAGAAAAGGTCGTCTTTTCTCTGTCTAGCAGGGGTGCCAGGCTGTTCGATATCGAGCATGTGAGACCGACTCTGGAAGAGGTCTTCATCGAGCTGACCGGTGAGGAAGGATTTTCAGACAGACCGAAGAACCAACGATCCGCCGCAACGAATACCTAGACTAACTCGTAGAAAGGATGTGCAAAACATGACCGATATCAAGCGAAACGATACTGAGATAATAAGGGTTTCCAAGAGAGAGTTCAAAGGCCACGAATTTCTGGATCTTAGGATCTACTACGAGGGCGACGACGGGCAGTACAAACCCACCAAGAAGGGCATAACGCTCAATCCAAAACTCGTCGGTGAACTCATAGAGGCCCTGAACAAAGAGAAGGATTCCGAACCGGAAAGAGAGTGAAAGAACCTTCGAACCGTAGGAGGATTTGAATATACGATCTTCGTAATATATAACGAAAAAAACGTGTAACCTGTAGTTTGAAACCTACCGGCGTAAAATCCGGAGTCCGTGTCTAAGTTCCGCCCGGACTCGGGATTATTCTCAAGTTCGCCGGAAACTTTTCCATTATGCACCCCCGATGACGGCTCCCTTCCTTTTGTGTACTCTTCTAAGCTGCAAGAGGGAAAGGTTGACAACGGCCGCTATCACACCCATGGCAAAGTAAACCGGAACCGTTCCGATCCCATCAAGACAGGCGCCTATCAGGGGTGAGAAGATCGAGAAGGAAAGGTTGGCGCTCAAACTCACTATAGAAAGCTTAGTAGCCCTGAAACTGTCTTCCACTTGGTTGTTAACGTAGAATCTCATCACCGGTGTGTACATGCCTCTTACCAGCTGCCCGGGCAGGAGAAGGACTATGGAAAAGAAACCACGGAAGAGGAGAGGTAGAAGGTATGCTCCGGAGATCATGAATCCCATTGTCATAAGAACTTTCCTGGGTCTCACACTTCCCATGGTTTTGACCATGTACCTCGAAGAGAAAGCGCTCACAAGATTGAAAATGGCGAAGACAACCCCATAAAAGGCTATATCGAGATTTATCAGTTTGAAATAAGGCTCATAAAGCCAGAAAGTTGCCCTGAGCATCACACCCATCAAAGCCGCGAAGTACATCGCCCAACGTACTCTTGGCTTTTGAAAAGCCGTACCGAAAACCCTTGCAACGTGAACAAGGTAGGACTGTTTGGGTTTCATTCTTTCCGGCGGCTCGACGAACATGAGCGAAAAGATTCCCGATAAGAATAGCATCGCCACAGAGATCCAAAAAGGTATATATGGGGAGAGAGAATAGAGAAAACCGCTCGCGACGGAGCCTGCAGCCTGACCTGCGAATATCTGTGACATTGATACAGCCTCTATATTGCTGTACTCGCCCTTTCTGCCGATTCTTGACAGGCTCTCGTAAAGTATTGCAGAATCGGCTCCCGAGCTGAAAGTGAGTCCGAGACCGAACAGGACTTCAGCAATCGCGAAGGCTGCAAAACCCTTCATAAATATGTACATGGACAGTCCGATCCCCATTATCAAAGAGGAGATAACTAATGAAAACTTTCTCGAGACCCTGTCAGCGATAGAACCTGTTGGTACTTCGAAAAGCACGACGGAAACGGCCGAGATTGATTGTAAAAGCATGATCTCCGAATAGGAGAGTCCTTTGAAGATCATGTAAGGAACGAGTACCGGTCCTATTATTAGCATATTCTGTGAAAACCGAAAACGTTTGTAAACGCGAACGTTGCGTTCCATTTTCTCTCTCATGATAAGAATCTCCCGTATAAAAAAGGTGGCCTTCCGGCCACCAGTTATCGTTTACTGATAATACTCTCTAAAGCCGGTACTTCCTTAACAAATCGTCGAGAGCCTCCCTCAAGAGCGAAGACTCGGTTCGACCGAGAAGAGCGGTCAACTTCGTCAGTCCATCAAGTTGGGATTTGAGGTAGTAGTTCGACTTGAGTACCATCTTCGACTCCCTTTCAAGAGGGGCGAAGATGACCTGTCCCCTCCCTCCAATCTTAGCTTTCCTCATACCCTCAGATAGAAGGTTGAGAAGCTTCTCGACGGTTGAGGCGTTCCTGGGAAATTCTCCAACCGAGCCACTCACGGTGAATCTGACAATCTTACCCCTGCATTCGAAAGAGAGATTGGCGATAGTTTGCTTCAGATCCTGCATCTCCATAAACAGAGTTTCAAGAGTATACTCGCTGCTATAAATGAAGAATTCGTCTCCAAACCTCACATACGAAAGTTTATCGGGGAGGTTTTCTCTTAAAGTCCTATCGAGTATCTCAAAGACCCTATCACCGCAATCCCTGCCGAATTCACTGTTGATCTCCGCAAACTTGTCGATATCAATATCTGCGATTGCAAATGGTCCTTCTTTCGCGAGCTGTTCAAGTCTGCTCTTCCATTCATCGAAACTCATATATACCTCCATATATATATATTTATAAACAGATATTACACACAATATATTTCATTATCTTTTAGCCGATCTTAAATCTTCACGCCCAAGCCTGATAGAATAGTGAGAATGATATCTGAATTCATGGGAGTGATTCGATTGAAATTTCGGGGGAAGATACTGCTGATTTATCTTTTTTGTCTGGTAGGGACTTTCGTGGCTGGCTTCGATATCCAAGGCCACAGGGGCTGCCGGGGACTGATGCCGGAAAACTCTTTTCTGGCCTTTGAGTATGCTCTGGAACTGGGTGTTGATACGATAGAACTGGATACGGTCGTAACTGCCGATGGCGTGGTGGTGGTCTATCACGATTTTTTCCTAAGCCCCGAAAGGGTTCGCGAAAATGGACAATTCATAACTGAAAGAGTTCTAATCAAGGATCTGACACTTTCCCGTCTGAGAGAATACGATATCGGAAGCATAGCCGAACCCGAAAAATGGCCAGATCAACTCCAGGCAAATGGTCAAGTCATTCCCACTCTCGAAGAAGTCATTCGAATGGTGGAAGCTTATAACACGTTTTCGGAAAAGAAGGTTCGCCTGAACATTGAGATAAAAGCCTCCCCAATAGAACCGGAGTTGACGGTCGATCTGCGTCAGCATGTGGAGAGTGTAATGGATCTGGTCGAGCGGTATGGGATAGGCGAATTCGTTATTATTCAGTCCTTCTTCTGGAAAGCCTTAAAAATAGTCGATGAAATAGACGGAAATGTACTCACTGCGGCTCTAGTATCTTCGACCAACCTCGATAAGACTGCCTGGACCGATGGATTGAAACTGTGGCAATTCGGTTTTGACATTGGCAAAATGCTCGCAAGTATAGGAGTTGATATAGTAGCTCCCAGTTACACAATCATGGCAGATGGCTGGATACAAAGCGCACACGATGCAGGGCTTGATATAATTCCCTGGACGGTCAATGACACTTCCGAGATGGAGAGACTTATTGAGTTGGGCATCGATGGGATGATCACAGATTATCCCGACAGATTGATAAAGCTACTCAGGTGATCGGATATCGCCTAATAAAAAAACTTCGTCGTTATCCGCAAGATCGAGAAACCATTCAAAACATGAAGATATGAACGATACAAACACATAAACCGCAAATGAAAGGACTTATGAAATATGTATATACATAAAGCCGTTTAGAGTGCAACTCGGATCAAGAAATCGCCTTTCTTTTCCGGTATATTCTTCCCGGGAGGGATCGTTATGTATGAATGGCACGAGAACGTTCAGCAGATCATAGAGTTTATAGAGCGGAATCTGGATAATAGCCCATCGCTTTCTGAAGTAAGCGAGAGCCTTTTCTATTCGCCTTTCTATTGCACCAAGAAATTCCACGCTCTCACTGGAATGAGACTGAGGGATTATATCAGGCTTCGAAAGATCTGCAAGGCTGCACTGGAGTTACGGGACACCAAAAAATCGATAGCCGAGATAGCCCTCGATGGAGGCTTCTCCTCGCAAGCATCATTCAGTAGATCGTTCAAGAAAGCTTATTCGGTTTCTCCGAAGGAGTACAGATCCTCTCCAAGACCGATCCCCCTTCTGTTGAAAAGAATTGTCTATGATCCCTATGTTCTCGGTTTAAAAAGGAGGTGCAATTTGATCGAGAAAGAACTAGAAAAGATCAAAATGAAGGTCGAGGTGAAGTTCGAAAAACTGCCCGCACACAAGTTTATCGGGATCAGAAACATTGAAGCAAAGGGATATTTCCACTTCTGGGAGCTTCAGGAAAGCATTCCCGGTCAGGATTGCCAAACAGTTACAGGTCTGCTGGAGAGCATCCCGAGTCTTCGCGGCCAGGTCGGCGGCTGGTATTTTGAAGGTGGTAAGCATGGCTACTTGTATGGGATCGAAGTGCCGATCGATTACAAAGGAGAAGTTCCAGAAGGTATGGAGTGCTCTATTATTTCAGAGAGTGAATACATTGTCTTTTACTACCCACCATATGTATATGAGGAGAACAACGACGTAGTTATGTCAACAGTGAACGATCTTGCATGGAGCTGGAATCCAGCAGATTCCGGCTGCGAATGGAACGCTGAAAATCCGATCTACCAAAGAAGCGATCCAGAAAAATATGGCTACGCCGTTTGCCGTCCCGTGAGACCTCTGAAAAAGTGGAAATAGAAGTTGTAATGAAACCCCTGACTTCAGGGGTTTCTGATTCTTACACTTGATGATAGGTAATTCCCTCCATTTGCTGCTTTCTGAAAAAGGATTCATGAACATAGATAATATCGTTCGGAGTCTATGATTAGTAAAGACTTAACCGAAATCAAGAGTGGCCGAAAGGAGAGAATTAAGATGATAAGGGGAAAGCAAGACGATTATCCTACACTGTCGGAGATACTCCAATCATACAGCGCACTCCAGAACAAGGTTGAAAATTTTGTCAACATGAAGCCAGGCTTCTTTTTTGTGTTTTCGGCCGAAAAAATAGAGGGAAGTCGCGGGCCGTACTACATCTGCACCGTTGGAGACTCTAGGATTAGGATCGAGTCCAAGGCATGGATAGGAGACTCTGGAGTTATTGAACCGCGTGCTGGACATATAGCGCTTGCCGATTATATGCACGACGAGAAGTACGGACTCAGTATAAAGGTGAAGCGAAATTTCACGCCCGATGAAATGGAGGCTTATAGTGCGGGCTCTATCACCAAGCTCATACCGGTCATTAGCAATATCGCCGCTCTCAGATCCGAAATACAACGGCTGATCGAGAGTGTGAAAAATGAGTTTTTGAGAGAATTACTCGATAGTTTGCTGGGAAAAAATGGATCCTGCCAAGAATTTTTCGACTCTCCAGCAGCCAAGACTTATCACCACGCCCTAATAGGTGGTCTCGCCAGTCACAGTCTGCAAGTAGCCAGGTATGCCCTGGGTATATACGAGCTCTCGCCTTCGCGAGATAGTATCGACAGGGATATTCTGGTTGTCGCCGCGCTTCTGCACGATATAGGAAAGGTAAAAACCTATTCAACCGACGATTATGCCTTCGAATACACCGATCGCGGTCAGCTCGAGGAACATATAGCGATAGGAATAAGGATTCTTGAGAGAGCGATCGTGAAGATCGACGGCTTTCCCGAGACTCTGGCCAGCGAGCTGATCCACGCGATTATAAGCCATCACGGTGAATTACAGTACGGTTCTCCCGTCACACCCAAGACCAGAGAGGCGTTCATTCTAGCGCTGTGCGACA
This portion of the Mesotoga infera genome encodes:
- a CDS encoding transcriptional coactivator p15/PC4 family protein gives rise to the protein MTDIKRNDTEIIRVSKREFKGHEFLDLRIYYEGDDGQYKPTKKGITLNPKLVGELIEALNKEKDSEPERE
- a CDS encoding MFS transporter yields the protein MREKMERNVRVYKRFRFSQNMLIIGPVLVPYMIFKGLSYSEIMLLQSISAVSVVLFEVPTGSIADRVSRKFSLVISSLIMGIGLSMYIFMKGFAAFAIAEVLFGLGLTFSSGADSAILYESLSRIGRKGEYSNIEAVSMSQIFAGQAAGSVASGFLYSLSPYIPFWISVAMLFLSGIFSLMFVEPPERMKPKQSYLVHVARVFGTAFQKPRVRWAMYFAALMGVMLRATFWLYEPYFKLINLDIAFYGVVFAIFNLVSAFSSRYMVKTMGSVRPRKVLMTMGFMISGAYLLPLLFRGFFSIVLLLPGQLVRGMYTPVMRFYVNNQVEDSFRATKLSIVSLSANLSFSIFSPLIGACLDGIGTVPVYFAMGVIAAVVNLSLLQLRRVHKRKGAVIGGA
- a CDS encoding GGDEF domain-containing protein — its product is MSFDEWKSRLEQLAKEGPFAIADIDIDKFAEINSEFGRDCGDRVFEILDRTLRENLPDKLSYVRFGDEFFIYSSEYTLETLFMEMQDLKQTIANLSFECRGKIVRFTVSGSVGEFPRNASTVEKLLNLLSEGMRKAKIGGRGQVIFAPLERESKMVLKSNYYLKSQLDGLTKLTALLGRTESSLLREALDDLLRKYRL
- a CDS encoding glycerophosphodiester phosphodiesterase family protein, whose product is MKFRGKILLIYLFCLVGTFVAGFDIQGHRGCRGLMPENSFLAFEYALELGVDTIELDTVVTADGVVVVYHDFFLSPERVRENGQFITERVLIKDLTLSRLREYDIGSIAEPEKWPDQLQANGQVIPTLEEVIRMVEAYNTFSEKKVRLNIEIKASPIEPELTVDLRQHVESVMDLVERYGIGEFVIIQSFFWKALKIVDEIDGNVLTAALVSSTNLDKTAWTDGLKLWQFGFDIGKMLASIGVDIVAPSYTIMADGWIQSAHDAGLDIIPWTVNDTSEMERLIELGIDGMITDYPDRLIKLLR
- a CDS encoding helix-turn-helix domain-containing protein; protein product: MYEWHENVQQIIEFIERNLDNSPSLSEVSESLFYSPFYCTKKFHALTGMRLRDYIRLRKICKAALELRDTKKSIAEIALDGGFSSQASFSRSFKKAYSVSPKEYRSSPRPIPLLLKRIVYDPYVLGLKRRCNLIEKELEKIKMKVEVKFEKLPAHKFIGIRNIEAKGYFHFWELQESIPGQDCQTVTGLLESIPSLRGQVGGWYFEGGKHGYLYGIEVPIDYKGEVPEGMECSIISESEYIVFYYPPYVYEENNDVVMSTVNDLAWSWNPADSGCEWNAENPIYQRSDPEKYGYAVCRPVRPLKKWK
- a CDS encoding 3'-5' exoribonuclease YhaM family protein; the encoded protein is MIRGKQDDYPTLSEILQSYSALQNKVENFVNMKPGFFFVFSAEKIEGSRGPYYICTVGDSRIRIESKAWIGDSGVIEPRAGHIALADYMHDEKYGLSIKVKRNFTPDEMEAYSAGSITKLIPVISNIAALRSEIQRLIESVKNEFLRELLDSLLGKNGSCQEFFDSPAAKTYHHALIGGLASHSLQVARYALGIYELSPSRDSIDRDILVVAALLHDIGKVKTYSTDDYAFEYTDRGQLEEHIAIGIRILERAIVKIDGFPETLASELIHAIISHHGELQYGSPVTPKTREAFILALCDNLDARLDHFESMAAVTQEDSSWTEYSRMFQSRLYKGNH